The Benincasa hispida cultivar B227 chromosome 11, ASM972705v1, whole genome shotgun sequence genome has a segment encoding these proteins:
- the LOC120091749 gene encoding uncharacterized protein LOC120091749, whose amino-acid sequence MASIRVGRWELVVAMVAVMAVAVGXECKAERDMAVKECLAVVFGRNPSQACCERARVSHTQCICPAVTPKLMTYVDPNRAIRLIESCGRKVPRHFKCGSFTTP is encoded by the exons ATGGCGAGCATTAGAGTGGGGCGTTGGGAGTTGGTGGTGGCAATGGTGGCGGTGATGGCGGTGGCAGTAGGGNCGGAATGTAAGGCGGAGAGAGATATGGCGGTGAAGGAGTGTCTGGCGGTGGTGTTCGGGAGGAATCCGTCGCAGGCGTGCTGCGAGAGGGCGAGAGTGAGCCATACACAGTGTATTTGCCCGGCTGTTACGCCTAAGCTAATGACGTATGTGGATCCTAATCGCGCCATTCGCCTTATCGAAAGCTGCGGCCGTAAAGTCCCTCGCCATTTCAAATGTGGAA GTTTTACCACTCCATGA
- the LOC120089721 gene encoding uncharacterized protein LOC120089721, whose protein sequence is MRHSKDLLYLERKDLSSSSLESSLLVCKKNSTSKEPRRNEKPITEPASKSLVLGRVKDFLGVISEANKKLQMDAKDNAEKYDIEALDGNESKVIELDLMLGIADLHTPEAVAAAESAIIGNQPVIPLTCSSSSESESEESSDDSITSNDNNDDNEKSDDQNTDHSNRSSVKLKRSNSRKTSCRSKSKGKSKSEKRPKILELS, encoded by the exons ATGCGACATAGCAAGGATCTTTTGTATTTGGAGCGGAAGGATTTATCCTCTTCGTCTTTAG AGTCCTCACTGCTAGTTTGTAAAAAGAACTCAACGTCCAAGGAGCCCCGTCGGAATGAAAAACCGATTACTGAACCGGCTTCAAAAAGCCTAG TATTGGGAAGAGTCAAAGATTTTTTAGGAGTAATATCAGAAGCTAATAAAAAGCTGCAAATGGATGCAAAG GACAATGCTGAAAAATATGATATCGAAGCCCTCGATGGCAATGAATCTAAAGTGATTGAATTG GACCTGATGTTGGGTATTGCCGATCTTCATACTCCTGAAGCTGTGGCCGCTGCTGAATCTGCAATAATTGGTAATCAGCCTGTAATTCCATTGACTTGTAGTAGTAGTAGTGAGTCAGAATCTGAAGAGAGTAGTGATGATAGTATTACCAGTAACGACAATAATGATGACAATGAAAAGAGCGACGATCAGAATACTGACCACAGTAACAGATCGTCAGTTAAACTCAAAAGATCAAATTCTAGGAAAACCAGCTGTAGAAGTAAAAGCAAAGGAAAAAGTAAATCAGAAAAGCGACCAAAGATTCTAGAGCTCTCTTAA
- the LOC120089831 gene encoding uncharacterized protein LOC120089831 — protein sequence MGRKPNDQESSRSTLLILIFVSLVSCAAVYTFLPLLLRFNGGDPSKLESFTVIRDGDGGNLEGREEKCCRGIENLELWGPAVKWGSEFKFNSSELCCKACKAMCSGNDGPCLCDTWVYCGNREECGPKYGECWLKKQKDTLAPDRQEGGTTSIWTSGIIFGRGEGIIALETDYGTLHIKLFPDCAPHSVAYILELLGLRHCAGCHFYRAEGRGQSWDLKGNHIENAPLGPPFALVQGTLESQGIQFKKIPAEVCPYIKRGSVAWVGSGPEFFISLANHQEWNKVYTVFGSVLPEDMEIAEKIARLPTKPDVWNNFNVSVLQKPVSLRLNRMKKSHGDLNVKSD from the exons ATGGGTCGTAAGCCAAATGACCAAGAATCCTCTCGTTCGACTCTTCTGATCTTAATTTTTGTCAGTCTGGTCTCCTGCGCCGCCGTGTATACGTTTCTCCCTCTTTTGCTCAGATTCAATGGTGGCGATCCTTCGAAACTTGAATCGTTCACAGTGATTAGAGATGGGGATGGCGGAAATTTGGAAGGAAGGGAAGAGAAATGTTGCAGGGGAATCGAGAATTTGGAGCTTTGGGGACCGGCTGTGAAGTGGGGTTCTGAATTTAAGTTCAATTCCTCCGAGCTATGTTGTAAGGCTTGTAAAGCTATGTGTAGTGGGAATGATGGGCCTTGCTTGTGTGATACTTGGGTGTATTGTGGAAATCGAGAGGAATGTGGTCCTAAATATGGTGAA TGCTGGCTGAAGAAACAGAAGGATACGTTGGCTCCTGATCGACAGGAAGGAGGGACGACAAGTATTTGGACTTCTGGGATTATCTTTGGAAGAGGAGAG GGAATCATTGCGCTGGAAACAGATTATGGCACCCTTCATATCAAG CTCTTCCCTGACTGTGCTCCCCATTCAGTTGCATACATTCTCGAGTTATTGGGATTACGACATTGTGCTGGTTGTCACTTCTACCGTGCAGAGGGTAGAGGGCAATCTTGGGACTTGAAAGGAAACCACATCGAAAAT GCTCCTTTAGGTCCTCCTTTTGCACTTGTTCAAGGAACACTTGAATCTCAAGGTATTCAATTTAAGAAGATTCCCGCTGAAGTTTGCCCATACATAAAGCGCGGTTCGGTAGCGTGGGTTGGTTCTGGACCAGAATTCTTCATAAGTCTTGCAAACCACCAAGAATGGAACAAAGTGTATACTGTGTTCGGTTCAGTTCTCCCAGAAGACATGGAAATTGCAGAGAAAATTGCCCGACTACCTACCAAGCCCGACGTTTGGAACAACTTCAATGTCTCCGTGTTACAAAAACCCGTCTCGTTGCGGTTGAATAGAATGAAGAAGAGTCATGGAGATCTCAACGTGAAATCAGATTGA